One Fuerstiella marisgermanici DNA window includes the following coding sequences:
- a CDS encoding large, multifunctional secreted protein, which translates to MTPPLRSLVHQVIRLLAILLVAPALCAQDAGPIEDDFYKLQRFEIPEDINLEVGAVEPLPDGNLAVSTRRGDIFLVSNAFSDDLAAVQFKPFATGLHEVLGLSWKDGWLYATQRCEVTRLRDTTGDGVADEFQTFNDDWGINGDYHEYAFGSPFDKDGNMWVVLCLTGSFNSDSKYRGWCLRIDSDGNSIPTCSGIRSPGGIAFNANGDAFYTDNQGPWNGTSSLKWLRPGSFQGHPGGFKWYKDAEPVLGKAPQEPESGSRIMTEAAKIPEYEPPVILFPYKKMGQSASGIACDQSGGKFGPFEKQLFVGDQTFSTVMRCFLEQVNGHYQGACFPFREGFGSGTVSVRLTEDGTMFVGGTNRGWGSRGTKPFALERLTWTGKVPFEIHEMRAKADGFELTFTQPADPTTAADPTSYDMETYTYIYQSSYGSPEVDGTAPTITKVEVSADGQSARLFVDGLQKGHVHELKAGGVRSTSGVPLLHDMAYYTLNYIPTAQD; encoded by the coding sequence ATGACTCCTCCATTGCGCAGCTTAGTCCATCAAGTCATTCGCCTGTTGGCCATCCTACTTGTTGCGCCGGCATTGTGTGCTCAGGACGCCGGGCCTATCGAAGACGATTTCTACAAGCTTCAGCGTTTTGAGATCCCGGAGGACATCAATCTGGAAGTGGGAGCCGTCGAACCACTGCCGGACGGCAACCTTGCGGTCTCAACCAGACGCGGTGACATCTTCCTTGTTAGTAATGCCTTCAGTGACGACCTGGCAGCCGTGCAATTCAAGCCGTTCGCGACCGGACTGCATGAAGTACTCGGGCTGTCATGGAAAGACGGCTGGCTGTACGCCACTCAACGTTGTGAAGTCACTCGGCTGCGCGATACGACCGGCGACGGTGTGGCCGACGAGTTTCAAACGTTTAACGACGACTGGGGCATCAACGGCGACTATCACGAATATGCCTTCGGTTCGCCGTTTGACAAAGACGGCAACATGTGGGTCGTGTTGTGCCTGACCGGGTCGTTCAACAGTGATTCGAAATACCGAGGCTGGTGTTTGCGAATAGACAGCGACGGAAATTCGATTCCCACGTGCAGCGGAATTCGGTCGCCGGGCGGCATCGCCTTCAACGCCAATGGAGACGCCTTTTATACAGATAACCAGGGTCCGTGGAACGGCACCAGCAGTCTGAAGTGGCTGCGTCCCGGTTCGTTTCAGGGACATCCGGGCGGGTTTAAATGGTACAAGGATGCGGAGCCCGTGCTGGGCAAAGCGCCTCAGGAACCCGAAAGCGGCAGCCGCATTATGACCGAGGCCGCGAAGATCCCGGAATACGAACCGCCCGTGATCCTGTTTCCGTACAAAAAAATGGGCCAGTCGGCCAGCGGCATCGCCTGCGATCAAAGCGGCGGAAAATTTGGCCCGTTTGAGAAGCAGCTGTTTGTCGGCGACCAAACGTTCAGCACAGTGATGAGATGTTTTCTGGAACAGGTGAACGGCCATTACCAAGGCGCTTGTTTCCCGTTTCGGGAAGGGTTTGGGTCGGGCACAGTTTCTGTGCGACTGACAGAAGATGGCACGATGTTTGTCGGCGGAACGAACCGAGGCTGGGGTTCTCGCGGCACCAAACCGTTCGCTCTGGAACGGCTGACCTGGACCGGCAAAGTGCCCTTTGAGATCCATGAAATGCGAGCGAAGGCGGACGGCTTTGAACTTACGTTTACTCAGCCGGCAGACCCAACGACCGCTGCGGATCCGACGTCGTATGACATGGAAACCTACACCTACATCTATCAGTCGTCGTACGGCAGCCCGGAAGTCGATGGCACCGCGCCGACGATCACAAAGGTGGAAGTTTCGGCAGACGGCCAGTCAGCTCGGCTGTTTGTCGACGGTCTTCAAAAGGGACATGTGCATGAACTCAAGGCAGGCGGGGTGCGATCGACTTCGGGTGTCCCGCTGCTGCACGATATGGCGTACTACACGTTGAACTACATCCCAACGGCGCAAGATTAG